One genomic segment of Devosia sp. includes these proteins:
- a CDS encoding DUF817 domain-containing protein, translating to MANRFTSVEAAIDDAAHGVLARLPRGRVVDGLVEFVVFGLKQAWACLFGGLMLAMILVTSLYWPEIGLNRYDLWFIAALAIQAGMIIFKLETLDEARVILIFHVVGTGMELFKTAAGSWIYPEDAVFRLGGVPLFSGFMYACVGSYMARIQRIFDITFTRYPPVWTTALLAVAIYANFFSHHFIFDFRWFLFAAIAVLYGRSVMHYRVFRFRHVMPMLLAFLLVALFIWIAENIGTWSRAWIYPEQANGWTLVSWGKLGSWYLLMMISVVLVTLVHPPRPHGSQPSSDRTT from the coding sequence ATGGCCAATCGGTTCACGAGTGTGGAAGCGGCGATCGACGACGCGGCCCATGGCGTATTGGCCCGCCTGCCGCGCGGGCGGGTTGTCGATGGCCTCGTGGAGTTCGTGGTTTTCGGGCTCAAGCAGGCCTGGGCATGCCTGTTTGGCGGCCTGATGCTGGCGATGATTCTCGTCACAAGCCTCTACTGGCCCGAGATCGGTCTCAATCGCTACGACCTCTGGTTCATTGCCGCGCTGGCGATCCAGGCCGGGATGATCATCTTCAAGCTGGAAACCCTGGACGAAGCGCGCGTCATCCTCATCTTCCACGTTGTCGGCACCGGCATGGAACTGTTCAAGACCGCTGCCGGGTCCTGGATCTACCCCGAGGATGCCGTCTTCCGCCTCGGTGGCGTGCCGCTGTTTTCGGGCTTCATGTATGCCTGTGTCGGCTCCTACATGGCCCGCATCCAGCGCATCTTCGACATCACCTTCACCCGCTATCCGCCGGTCTGGACGACGGCGCTCCTGGCCGTCGCCATCTATGCCAATTTCTTCTCGCACCATTTCATCTTCGACTTCCGATGGTTCCTCTTCGCCGCGATCGCCGTCCTCTACGGGCGCAGCGTCATGCATTACCGGGTGTTTCGCTTCCGCCATGTCATGCCCATGCTGCTCGCTTTCCTGCTAGTGGCGCTCTTCATCTGGATCGCAGAAAATATCGGCACCTGGAGCCGCGCCTGGATCTATCCCGAGCAGGCAAACGGCTGGACCTTGGTCAGTTGGGGCAAACTGGGTTCATGGTATCTGCTGATGATGATATCGGTGGTGCTGGTGACCCTGGTACACCCACCCCGCCCCCATGGCTCCCAGCCCAGCAGCGACCGGACGACGTGA